In Sebastes fasciatus isolate fSebFas1 chromosome 24, fSebFas1.pri, whole genome shotgun sequence, the following are encoded in one genomic region:
- the LOC141762656 gene encoding dynein light chain Tctex-type 1-like, whose translation MTGGMEEYQNGSEGSFNSEEADNIVKECIENVVGGDDYSQSQVNKWTASIVERCLTQLVKQGKPYKYIVTCAVMQKTGAGLHTANSCYWDTAMDGSCTVRWENRTMYCVVSVFAVAVA comes from the exons ATGACAGGAGGAATGGAGGAATATCAGAACGGCAGCGAG GGCTCCTTCAACTCTGAAGAAGCTGATAATATTGTCAAAGAG TGTATCGAGAACGTTGTGGGTGGTGACGACTACAGCCAGAGTCAGGTGAACAAATGGACCGCCAGCATCGTGGAGCGCTGCCTTACACAGCTGGTCAAACAGGGGAAACCGTACAAGTACATCG TGACATGTGCTGTGATGCAGAAAACAGGAGCAGGCCTCCACACAGCTAACTCCTGCTACTGGGACACGGCCATGGACG GAAGCTGCACCGTGAGGTGGGAAAACCGCACCATGTACTGTGTGGTCAGTGTGTTTGCTGTGGCTGTCGCatag
- the cybb gene encoding NADPH oxidase 2, protein MLSLLSSFTASFSISPVTLSEAILTMGNFAANEGLSIFVILVWLGINAFLFVHFYMAFLVEKWFYTRVLLGHALSWARAPAACLNFNCMLILLPVCRNLLSFLRGTIQCCSRTAARQLDRNITFHKLVAYMIAFHTAVHIVAHLFNFEYFMDAQLNRNSSLLTFVLSEIGTGDNASFLNPIRTNETSPTIVLFTTIAGLTGVAITLALILIITSSMEVIRRSYFEVFWYTHHLFVIFFIGLVFHGFGRIVRGQTASSLKTNKPLACFNQSENWGDNSSNCAVPMFAGNPPMTWKWVVGPMILYVCERLVRIYRSHQKVVITKVVMHPSKTLELQMKRKGFHMEVGQYVFIQCPSVSRLEWHPFTLTSAPEEDYFSAHIRIVGDWTQALYEACGGDKTEPQEAWKLPKLAIDGPFGTASEDVFRYEVVMLVGAGIGVTPFASILKSVWYKRIQNNQDVFTKKIYFYWLCPETQAFEWFADLLQSLEGQMAEKGVTDFLSYNIYLTRWKETEAAHFRVHHEAENDPITGLKQKTLYGKPNWDNEFTNIASKHPGTKVGVFLCGPPQLGKSLEKQSLSHSEGDVKFIYNKENF, encoded by the exons ATGCTCTCTTTACTCTCCTCCTTCACTGCTTCCTTCTCTATTAGCCCAGTAACACTTTCAGAAGCTATTCTCACCATGGGGAACTTTGCTGCCAACGAGGGACTctccatctttgttatt ctgGTATGGCTCGGGATCAATGCCTTCCTGTTTGTCCATTTCTACATGGCCTTCCTGGTGGAAAAATGGTTTTACACCAGAGTCCTGCTCGGG CATGCTCTGTCCTGGGCCAGAGCTCCTGCTGCCTGCCTCAACTTCAACTGTATGCTCATCCTGTTGCCAGTCTGCCGaaacctcctctccttccttcgTGGCACCATCCAG tgCTGCAGCCGCACAGCGGCTCGCCAACTAGATCGAAACATCACTTTTCACAAGCTGGTGGCTTACATGATCGCCTTCCATACAG CTGTGCACATCGTTGCACACTTGTTTAACTTTGAGTATTTCATGGACGCCCAGCTGAATCGCAACAGCAGCCTTCTGACCTTCGTCCTGTCTGAAATCGGCACCGGGGACAACGCGTCCTTCTTGAACCCCATTAGGACCAACGAGACG AGCCCTACCATCGTCTTGTTCACCACCATCGCCGGGCTGACGGGCGTGGCCATCACGCTGgccctcatcctcatcatcacttCATCCATGGAGGTCATCCGCAGGTCCTACTTCGAGGTGTTCTGGTACACCCACCACCTCTTCGTCATCTTCTTCATCGGGCTGGTGTTCCACGGCTTCGG GCGGATTGTGCGAGGACAGACGGCCTCTAGCCTGAAGACAAACAAACCCTTGGCTTGTTTCAACCAGTCTGAAAACTGGGGAGACAACAGCTCCAACTGTGCTGTACCAATGTTTGCTGGGAACCCACCGATG ACGTGGAAGTGGGTGGTGGGTCCCATGATCCTCTATGTGTGCGAGAGGCTCGTCCGCATCTATCGATCCCACCAGAAAGTGGTCATCACCAAG GTGGTGATGCACCCTTCCAAGACTCTGGAGCTGCAAATGAAGAGGAAAGGTTTCCATATGGAGGTGGGTCAGTACGTCTTCATCCAGTGTCCGTCCGTCTCCCGGCTGGAGTGGCACCCCTTCACCTTGACCTCCGCCCCCGAGGAGGACTACTTCAGCGCCCACATCCGCATCGTGGGAGACTGGACACAGGCGCTGTACGAGGCCTGCGGAGGAGACAAAACTGAGCCTCAGGAGGCCTGGAAACTGCCCAA GCTCGCCATAGACGGCCCGTTTGGTACCGCCAGCGAAGACGTGTTTCGCTATGAGGTGGTGATGCTGGTCGGCGCAGGAATCGGCGTGACTCCTTTCGCCTCCATCCTCAAGTCTGTGTGGTACAAACGCATCCAGAACAACCAGGACGTCTTCACCAAGAAG ATCTACTTCTACTGGCTGTGCCCGGAAACGCAGGCCTTCGAGTGGTTCGCCGACCTGCTGCAGTCTCTGGAGGGTCAGATGGCGGAGAAGGGCGTGACCGACTTCCTCAGCTACAACATCTACCTGACCCGCTGGAAGGAGACTGAG GCGGCTCACTTCCGCGTTCACCACGAGGCAGAGAACGATCCAATCACAGGCCTCAAACAGAAAACTCTCTACGGGAAACCTAACTGGGACAACGAGTTCACCAACATCGCCTCAAAGCACCCGGG GACTAAGGTAGGAGTGTTCCTGTGCGGTCCGCCTCAGCTCGGCAAATCTCTGGAGAAACAGAGTCTGTCTCACTCCGAGGGCGACGTCAAGTTCATCTACAACAAAGAGAACTTCTAA